The Congregibacter litoralis KT71 genome contains a region encoding:
- a CDS encoding oxidoreductase — protein MKPVLLAGATGLVGQAVLAAHDPEKLQITTVGRRKTGQLSREIVADFQTVMDLPGAEVAVCALGTTIARAGSRDAFRSVDYDAVLRFAEAAQTAGVTHFIVVSAVGANSKAAVFYARVKGEVERELESLGFKRLDILQPGLLLGDRQESRPVETFLRRTDPLTRLFLQGPLDRYAGITVEVMAGAIIALCEAPEAGVYRHENRALHQLAGS, from the coding sequence ATGAAGCCTGTGCTGCTTGCGGGTGCCACGGGCCTTGTGGGACAGGCGGTGCTGGCTGCGCACGATCCTGAAAAGCTCCAGATCACTACCGTAGGACGGCGTAAAACCGGACAGCTGTCCCGAGAGATCGTTGCAGATTTTCAGACAGTCATGGATCTACCCGGGGCTGAGGTGGCCGTCTGTGCCCTTGGCACAACCATCGCCCGGGCGGGCTCAAGAGACGCCTTCCGCAGCGTCGACTATGATGCCGTCCTCCGCTTTGCCGAGGCCGCACAGACTGCAGGCGTAACGCATTTCATTGTCGTCAGCGCTGTGGGCGCCAATAGCAAAGCCGCCGTTTTTTATGCCCGGGTAAAAGGTGAGGTGGAGCGCGAACTCGAATCTCTGGGCTTTAAGCGTCTCGACATCCTGCAGCCGGGACTGCTCCTCGGGGATCGACAGGAGAGCAGGCCTGTCGAGACCTTCCTTCGACGCACCGATCCCCTGACACGCCTGTTCCTTCAGGGACCGTTGGACCGCTATGCCGGCATTACCGTTGAGGTTATGGCTGGGGCCATCATTGCCCTGTGCGAGGCGCCCGAAGCGGGCGTTTACCGCCATGAAAACCGGGCGCTGCACCAGCTGGCGGGTTCCTGA